One window of Pseudomonas urmiensis genomic DNA carries:
- a CDS encoding sensor histidine kinase produces MNLRQRLDNLPVGQKLLAALLVLLVTILLVANLTFISAAYWITQESMAPQALQTIGRLVSNPQLSARAGDSPEAASELLKELDSYSPLRAAAIYGSDGRMLAQLQHGEPLALPKRYRNVDGWRLMEFRSSQLIRLPRAANPPAHLLLVASSELPTAFYTGTLSASIAILIFSILLWLVIARQIKRLITQPINQLEELSRQVTREESYALRAERGNDDEIGSLANAFNTMLSRIEAREQQLKRTRDEFQSAYDQAQGLAEETRHTNRKLELEVQVRSKIEKKLTGFQNYLNSIIDSMPSALIALDEQLYVTQWNHEATVLSGTPLDEALNQPIFIAFEPLKPFLPQLKESVEKHRVAKIERVTWPKDDEPRHYALTFYPLMGGGGRGVVIRIDDITQRLSLEEMMVQSEKMLSVGGLAAGMAHEINNPLGAILHNVQNIRRRLSPELPRNQEQAEELGIDLPVVNRYLESREVPQLLDGIQQAGARAAKIVTHMLSFSRRSNRQLAPCDLPALIDQAVEIAGNDFDLAIGFDFKGQAIVRQFDAKLGPVPCTANELEQVLLNLLKNAAQAIHLRPQPCEPGRITLRTRLNPPWAEIQVEDNGIGMPEAVRKRTFEPFFTTKEIGQGTGLGLSVSYFIITNNHKGQMEVHSTPGQGTCFTLRLPLGQPAPTATGNTEA; encoded by the coding sequence ATGAACCTGCGCCAACGGCTGGACAACCTCCCGGTCGGGCAGAAACTGCTGGCCGCCCTGCTGGTGCTGCTGGTAACCATCCTGCTGGTGGCCAACCTGACGTTCATCAGCGCCGCGTACTGGATTACCCAGGAAAGCATGGCGCCACAAGCCTTGCAGACCATCGGCCGGCTGGTATCCAACCCGCAACTGTCAGCCCGCGCCGGCGATTCGCCAGAGGCCGCAAGCGAGCTGCTCAAGGAGCTCGACAGCTACTCGCCGCTGCGCGCCGCCGCTATCTATGGCAGCGACGGACGCATGCTGGCGCAGTTGCAGCATGGCGAGCCACTGGCCTTGCCCAAGCGCTACCGCAATGTCGATGGCTGGCGGCTGATGGAATTTCGCAGCAGCCAGTTGATCCGCCTGCCGCGCGCCGCCAACCCACCTGCGCACCTGCTGCTGGTCGCCAGCAGCGAACTGCCGACCGCCTTCTACACCGGCACCCTGAGCGCAAGTATCGCGATCCTGATCTTCAGCATTCTGCTGTGGCTGGTGATCGCCCGGCAGATCAAGCGCCTGATCACCCAGCCGATCAACCAGCTCGAAGAACTCAGCCGCCAGGTAACCCGTGAAGAAAGCTATGCCCTGCGTGCCGAGCGCGGCAACGACGATGAAATCGGCAGCCTGGCCAACGCCTTCAACACCATGCTCTCGCGCATCGAGGCCCGTGAGCAGCAACTCAAGCGCACCCGTGACGAGTTCCAGAGCGCCTACGACCAAGCCCAGGGCCTGGCCGAGGAAACCCGGCACACCAACCGCAAGCTGGAGCTTGAGGTGCAGGTACGCAGCAAGATCGAGAAGAAACTCACCGGCTTTCAGAACTACCTCAACAGCATCATCGACTCGATGCCCTCGGCGCTTATCGCGCTAGACGAACAGCTCTACGTCACCCAGTGGAACCACGAAGCCACGGTGCTCTCCGGCACGCCGCTGGATGAGGCGTTGAATCAGCCGATTTTCATTGCCTTCGAGCCGCTCAAGCCGTTTTTGCCGCAACTCAAAGAGAGTGTCGAAAAGCACCGGGTAGCGAAGATCGAACGGGTCACCTGGCCCAAGGATGACGAGCCGCGCCACTATGCCCTGACCTTCTACCCGTTGATGGGCGGCGGTGGGCGTGGCGTGGTGATCCGCATCGATGACATCACCCAGCGGCTGTCGCTGGAAGAGATGATGGTGCAGTCGGAGAAGATGCTCTCGGTGGGCGGCCTGGCGGCTGGCATGGCCCACGAGATCAACAACCCGCTCGGCGCGATCCTGCACAACGTGCAGAACATTCGTCGGCGGCTGTCGCCAGAGCTGCCACGCAACCAGGAGCAGGCCGAAGAGCTGGGCATCGACCTGCCAGTGGTCAACCGCTACCTGGAGAGCCGCGAAGTGCCGCAACTGCTCGACGGCATCCAGCAAGCGGGGGCACGGGCGGCGAAGATCGTCACCCACATGCTCAGTTTCAGCCGGCGCAGCAATCGCCAGTTGGCCCCGTGCGACCTGCCGGCGTTGATCGATCAGGCGGTGGAGATTGCTGGCAACGACTTCGACCTGGCCATCGGTTTCGACTTCAAGGGCCAGGCCATCGTCCGCCAGTTCGATGCCAAACTGGGGCCGGTGCCGTGCACCGCCAACGAGCTGGAGCAGGTACTACTGAACTTGCTGAAAAACGCCGCCCAGGCCATCCACCTGCGCCCGCAGCCCTGCGAGCCGGGGCGCATCACCCTGCGTACTCGGCTCAATCCGCCGTGGGCGGAGATCCAGGTCGAGGACAACGGCATCGGCATGCCTGAAGCGGTGCGCAAACGCACCTTCGAGCCATTCTTCACCACCAAGGAGATCGGCCAGGGCACCGGGCTGGGCCTTTCGGTCTCGTATTTCATCATCACCAACAACCACAAGGGGCAGATGGAGGTGCACTCCACCCCCGGCCAGGGAACGTGCTTTACCCTGCGCCTGCCCCTTGGCCAGCCCGCGCCGACGGCGACGGGCAACACGGAGGCATGA
- a CDS encoding putative 2-dehydropantoate 2-reductase: MSSTWHILGAGSLGSLWACRLARAGKAVRLILRDQQRLASYQAAGGLTLVEQDHSAHFAIPAETDDCGGPIHRLLVACKAYDAAPAVARLAPRLAEGAELILLQNGLGSQDEVAEQVPHARCIFASSTEGAFREEDWRVRFAGHGFNWLGDPLNPAAPEWFDDLHDAGIPAEWSVDILTRLWRKLALNCAINPLTVLHDCQNGGLLGHLGEVSALCEELAELLRRCGQPKAAEELGEEVERVILATAANYSSMYQDVRNARRTEVHYLLGHACRSAARHGLHLAQLEHLRQRLVENLQARGLPSD; the protein is encoded by the coding sequence ATGAGCAGCACCTGGCATATTCTCGGCGCCGGTAGCCTGGGCAGCCTTTGGGCCTGCCGCTTGGCTCGCGCTGGCAAGGCGGTACGGCTGATCCTGCGCGATCAGCAGCGGCTGGCATCGTATCAGGCCGCAGGTGGCCTGACCCTGGTCGAACAGGATCACTCCGCGCACTTCGCCATCCCCGCCGAAACCGATGACTGCGGTGGCCCGATCCACCGTTTATTGGTGGCCTGTAAAGCCTATGACGCCGCGCCTGCCGTCGCCCGCCTGGCGCCGCGGCTGGCCGAAGGTGCCGAACTGATCCTGCTGCAGAACGGCCTGGGTAGCCAGGATGAGGTCGCCGAGCAGGTGCCCCACGCGCGCTGCATCTTTGCCTCCAGCACTGAAGGCGCGTTTCGCGAAGAAGACTGGCGGGTGCGTTTTGCCGGCCACGGCTTCAATTGGCTGGGTGATCCACTCAACCCCGCGGCGCCCGAGTGGTTCGACGATCTGCACGACGCCGGTATCCCTGCCGAGTGGAGCGTGGATATCCTCACCCGGCTGTGGCGCAAGCTGGCGCTGAACTGCGCGATCAACCCTCTGACCGTACTGCACGACTGCCAGAATGGTGGCCTGCTGGGACACCTGGGCGAAGTCAGCGCGCTGTGCGAGGAGTTGGCTGAGTTGCTGCGCCGCTGTGGCCAACCCAAGGCCGCTGAAGAACTGGGCGAAGAGGTCGAACGGGTAATCCTGGCCACTGCGGCCAACTATTCTTCCATGTATCAGGACGTACGCAACGCACGCCGTACCGAGGTGCACTACTTGCTTGGCCACGCCTGTCGCAGCGCTGCCCGCCATGGCCTGCACCTAGCGCAGCTGGAACACCTGCGTCAGCGCCTGGTCGAAAACCTGCAAGCCCGCGGCCTGCCTAGCGACTGA
- a CDS encoding co-chaperone GroES — protein MKLRPLHDRVVIRRSEEESKTAGGIVLPGSAAEKPNRGEVVAVGTGRILDNGEVRALAVKVGDKVVFGPYSGSNTVKVDGEDLLVMAENEILAVIEG, from the coding sequence ATGAAGCTTCGTCCTCTGCATGACCGCGTAGTCATCCGTCGCAGCGAAGAAGAATCGAAAACCGCTGGCGGTATCGTCCTGCCGGGTTCGGCCGCTGAAAAACCAAACCGCGGTGAAGTTGTTGCCGTCGGCACCGGTCGCATCCTGGACAACGGCGAAGTTCGCGCGCTGGCCGTGAAAGTGGGTGACAAAGTGGTTTTCGGCCCTTACTCGGGCAGCAACACCGTGAAAGTCGATGGCGAAGACCTGCTGGTAATGGCTGAGAACGAGATTCTCGCCGTTATCGAAGGCTGA
- a CDS encoding DUF481 domain-containing protein, with amino-acid sequence MYSRTLLCLIAASLCTPVLADTVWMKNGDKLSGKIKVFDGGKLLLETPYGGSIALDWKQVQTLESDQEMLVKQDAYTGEKAKSLKAAEPGKVTLANGDAPKTVDLASIEQIMKPRPLVEDFLWKGNVDLAMDYKRAENDTDDYDVSFKTTARHGRWRHNAEGEYNRETKDDVTTTNNWSAEYALDRFLTEKWFWQGRLEYKRDHIEDLARQRTVGTGPGYQFWDDELGAFSLGSLINRTDYQYRDGGKDNFYSAAVKWDYTRYLIGKNVQLFTNGELGKPLGGVADYSLDAEIGLRYKVTEWASLNLKAEKDMIQGTRDSDLDKTRYTAGFGVTW; translated from the coding sequence ATGTATTCTAGAACCTTGCTTTGCCTTATCGCCGCATCCCTGTGTACTCCTGTATTGGCCGACACCGTCTGGATGAAGAACGGTGACAAGCTCAGTGGCAAGATCAAGGTCTTCGACGGCGGCAAGCTGCTGCTCGAGACGCCGTATGGCGGCTCCATCGCCCTGGACTGGAAACAGGTGCAGACGCTGGAGAGCGATCAGGAGATGCTGGTCAAGCAGGACGCCTACACGGGCGAGAAAGCCAAGTCGCTCAAGGCCGCCGAGCCAGGCAAGGTCACCCTGGCCAACGGCGATGCGCCCAAGACCGTCGATCTGGCCAGCATCGAGCAGATCATGAAGCCGCGACCTTTGGTCGAAGACTTCCTGTGGAAGGGCAATGTTGACCTGGCCATGGACTACAAGCGCGCCGAGAACGACACCGACGACTACGACGTCAGCTTCAAGACTACCGCCCGCCACGGCCGCTGGCGGCACAATGCCGAAGGCGAGTACAACCGCGAAACCAAGGACGACGTCACCACCACCAACAACTGGAGCGCCGAGTACGCGCTGGACCGTTTCCTCACCGAGAAATGGTTCTGGCAGGGCCGTCTGGAATACAAGCGTGACCACATCGAAGACCTGGCTCGCCAGCGCACCGTGGGTACCGGCCCGGGTTACCAGTTCTGGGATGACGAACTGGGCGCGTTCTCGCTCGGCTCGCTGATCAACCGCACTGACTACCAGTACCGCGATGGCGGCAAGGACAACTTCTATTCGGCGGCAGTCAAGTGGGACTACACCCGCTACCTGATCGGCAAGAACGTCCAGCTGTTCACCAATGGCGAGCTGGGCAAGCCACTGGGTGGGGTCGCCGACTACTCGCTGGATGCCGAGATCGGCCTGCGCTACAAGGTTACCGAGTGGGCCTCGCTGAACCTCAAGGCCGAGAAGGACATGATCCAGGGCACCCGCGACAGCGATCTGGACAAGACCCGCTATACCGCAGGCTTTGGCGTTACCTGGTAA
- a CDS encoding FxsA family protein: MRVFLLLFLIFPVLELFVFVKVSAAIGFFPALLLIIAGSALGVLVMRVAGLATALRARESLQRGELPAEDMFQGMMLAVGGGLLLIPGFISDVLGLICLLPFTRHLAARKLRQRAEAQAMRQRAFQDDPFNARPPEGAHRPNVIEGEYERRDK; encoded by the coding sequence ATGCGTGTTTTCCTACTGCTGTTTCTGATTTTTCCGGTGCTGGAGCTGTTCGTCTTCGTCAAAGTCAGCGCCGCCATCGGTTTCTTCCCGGCGCTGCTGCTGATCATCGCCGGTTCCGCCCTGGGTGTGCTGGTGATGCGTGTGGCCGGCTTGGCCACCGCCCTGCGTGCCCGTGAGAGCCTGCAGCGCGGCGAGCTGCCCGCCGAGGACATGTTCCAGGGCATGATGCTGGCGGTCGGTGGTGGCCTGTTGCTCATCCCAGGTTTCATCAGCGACGTGCTCGGCCTGATCTGCCTGCTGCCGTTCACCCGTCACCTGGCGGCGCGCAAGCTGCGTCAGCGGGCCGAGGCCCAGGCCATGCGCCAGCGAGCGTTCCAGGACGATCCGTTCAATGCCCGTCCGCCAGAAGGCGCCCACCGTCCTAACGTCATCGAAGGCGAGTACGAGCGGCGCGACAAGTAA
- a CDS encoding mechanosensitive ion channel family protein, which translates to MDLNAEVDQLVRQSQTWLPLIMEYGSRLLLALLTLAIGWWITNKLSARLGKLVGLRNADLALQGFISTLANIVLKVLLLVSVASMIGIETTSFVAAIGAAGLAIGLALQGSLANFAGGVLILLFRPFRIGDWIEAQGVSGTVDSIQIFHTVLRTGDNKTVIMPNGSLSNGIITNTNRQPTRKVVFDVGVDYDADLQKARNVLLELAQDPRVLQDPAPQAVISTLGDSSITVSLRIWTKTADYWDVMFMLNEHARDRLRAEGIDIPFPQRVIRVVQEAATE; encoded by the coding sequence ATGGATTTGAACGCTGAGGTCGATCAGCTGGTCCGCCAATCGCAGACCTGGCTTCCCTTGATCATGGAATACGGCAGCCGTCTGCTGCTGGCGTTGCTGACCCTGGCCATCGGCTGGTGGATTACCAACAAACTCAGTGCCCGCCTGGGCAAACTGGTAGGCCTGCGCAACGCCGACCTGGCCTTGCAGGGCTTTATCAGCACCCTGGCCAACATCGTCCTGAAAGTGCTGCTGCTGGTCAGCGTGGCGTCGATGATCGGTATCGAGACCACCTCGTTCGTGGCCGCCATCGGTGCGGCAGGCCTGGCGATCGGTTTGGCCTTGCAGGGCAGCCTGGCGAACTTCGCCGGTGGCGTGCTGATCCTGCTGTTCCGCCCGTTCCGCATTGGCGACTGGATCGAGGCGCAAGGCGTCAGCGGTACGGTCGACAGCATCCAGATTTTCCACACCGTGCTGCGTACCGGTGACAACAAGACCGTGATCATGCCCAACGGCAGCCTGTCCAACGGCATCATCACCAACACCAACCGCCAGCCGACACGCAAGGTCGTGTTCGATGTCGGTGTCGATTACGACGCAGACCTGCAAAAAGCCCGTAACGTGCTGCTGGAGCTCGCCCAGGACCCACGCGTGTTGCAGGATCCGGCGCCGCAGGCAGTGATTTCCACCTTGGGCGACAGCTCGATCACGGTATCCCTGCGTATCTGGACCAAGACCGCCGACTACTGGGACGTGATGTTCATGCTCAACGAGCATGCACGTGACCGTCTGCGCGCCGAAGGGATCGACATTCCGTTCCCGCAGCGAGTGATTCGCGTGGTGCAGGAAGCGGCCACCGAGTAA
- a CDS encoding cob(I)yrinic acid a,c-diamide adenosyltransferase, protein MGYRLSKIYTRTGDQGETGLGDGRRVPKDHPRIEAIGEVDSLNSQLGLLLAGLSEAGLDELSEVLAPCQHRLFDLGGELAMPSYQALNQAEVERLEAAIDLWNEELGPLKNFILPSGSALVAQAHVCRSQARSAERRCQQLNALEPLAGVGLAYINRLSDLLFVAARIIGRRQGLAEVLWQAATKP, encoded by the coding sequence ATGGGCTATCGCCTGTCGAAGATCTACACCCGCACCGGCGACCAGGGCGAGACCGGGCTTGGCGACGGCCGCCGGGTGCCCAAGGACCACCCACGGATCGAGGCGATTGGCGAGGTGGATAGCCTCAACAGTCAGCTGGGGCTGCTGCTGGCGGGCCTGAGCGAGGCTGGGCTGGATGAGCTGAGCGAGGTGCTGGCGCCGTGTCAGCACCGCCTGTTCGATCTCGGTGGGGAGCTGGCGATGCCCAGCTATCAAGCGTTGAACCAAGCTGAAGTGGAGCGGCTGGAGGCGGCTATCGATCTGTGGAACGAGGAGCTGGGGCCGCTGAAAAACTTCATTCTGCCCAGTGGATCGGCATTGGTGGCACAGGCGCATGTTTGCCGTAGCCAGGCGCGCAGTGCCGAGCGGCGCTGTCAGCAGCTCAATGCGCTGGAGCCGCTGGCCGGAGTGGGCTTGGCGTATATCAATCGGCTTTCGGATTTGCTGTTTGTCGCGGCACGGATCATTGGCCGGCGCCAGGGGCTGGCGGAGGTTTTGTGGCAGGCAGCTACAAAACCTTGA
- a CDS encoding AmpG family muropeptide MFS transporter, whose product MPRKTWRAALAAYASPSTLVLLLLGFAAGLPYMLVFSTLSVWLREAGVARETIGYASLIGLAYAFKWVWSPLLDQWRLPLLGGLGRRRSWLLLSQVLVVIGLVGMGLCDPQKHLSWLIALAVLVAFASATQDIAVDAYRLEIADDQRQAALAASYMAGYRVAALLATAGALFFAEWFGSTGFSYLHQAWTGTYVLFGVIMLPAVFTTLVMREPPVPLRTQLSAARYGLGHQLASVFVLIILLVSVPASFTQLFNTDWASVVFGDSTVLDLFLEDRAFLRLLLYVLLTWACLSSLGRRGLAPVLTPVNDFIARYRWQALLLLGLIATYRMSDTVMGVMANVFYIDMGFTKDQIASVSKIFGLIMTLLGAGAGGLLIVRFGIMPILFIGGVASAATNILFLMLADMGPNLEMLVVTISLDNFSSGMATSAFVAYLSSLTNLKFSATQYALLSSIMLLLPRLIGGYSGVMVEKFGYHDFFLITALLGVPTLILIALQWRQEIGRGKQAPVQGSAPEQP is encoded by the coding sequence ATGCCCCGTAAAACCTGGCGCGCTGCGCTCGCTGCCTATGCCAGCCCGTCAACCCTGGTGCTCTTGCTGCTTGGCTTTGCCGCCGGCCTGCCGTACATGCTGGTGTTCTCAACGCTTTCGGTGTGGTTGCGCGAAGCCGGTGTGGCGCGCGAAACCATCGGCTATGCCAGCCTGATCGGCCTTGCCTACGCCTTCAAATGGGTCTGGTCGCCACTGCTCGACCAATGGCGCCTGCCACTGCTCGGCGGCCTTGGGCGGCGTCGCTCGTGGCTGCTGCTGTCGCAGGTGCTGGTGGTGATCGGCCTGGTCGGCATGGGCTTGTGCGACCCGCAAAAGCATCTGTCGTGGCTGATTGCCTTGGCGGTGCTGGTGGCCTTCGCTTCAGCGACCCAGGACATCGCCGTCGATGCCTATCGCCTGGAAATCGCCGACGACCAGCGCCAAGCCGCCCTCGCCGCCAGCTACATGGCCGGTTACCGGGTCGCCGCGCTGTTGGCCACGGCGGGTGCGCTGTTCTTCGCCGAGTGGTTTGGCTCCACCGGCTTCAGTTACCTGCATCAGGCCTGGACCGGCACCTACGTGCTGTTTGGCGTGATCATGCTGCCTGCGGTATTCACTACCCTGGTGATGCGTGAGCCACCGGTTCCGCTGCGCACTCAACTGTCTGCCGCACGTTATGGCCTGGGCCACCAGCTGGCTTCGGTGTTCGTGCTGATCATCCTGCTGGTATCGGTCCCAGCCAGCTTCACCCAGCTGTTCAATACCGACTGGGCCAGCGTGGTGTTCGGCGACTCGACCGTACTCGACCTGTTTCTCGAAGACCGCGCCTTCCTGCGTCTGCTGTTGTATGTATTGCTGACCTGGGCTTGCCTGTCTTCCCTGGGCCGCCGCGGCCTGGCGCCGGTGCTGACGCCGGTCAACGACTTCATCGCGCGTTATCGCTGGCAGGCGTTGCTGCTGTTGGGTCTGATTGCCACCTATCGCATGTCCGATACGGTGATGGGCGTGATGGCCAACGTGTTCTACATCGACATGGGCTTCACCAAGGACCAGATCGCCAGCGTCAGCAAGATCTTCGGCCTGATCATGACCCTGCTCGGCGCCGGTGCTGGCGGGCTGCTGATCGTGCGTTTCGGCATCATGCCGATCCTGTTCATCGGTGGCGTGGCATCGGCGGCGACCAACATCCTGTTCCTGATGCTGGCCGATATGGGGCCGAACCTGGAAATGCTGGTGGTGACTATTTCGCTGGATAACTTCAGCTCCGGCATGGCCACTTCAGCGTTCGTCGCCTACCTGTCCAGCCTGACCAATTTGAAGTTCTCGGCAACTCAGTACGCCCTGCTCAGCTCGATCATGCTGCTGTTGCCGCGCTTGATTGGTGGTTACTCTGGGGTGATGGTGGAGAAGTTCGGCTATCACGACTTCTTCCTGATCACTGCGCTGCTGGGGGTGCCGACCTTGATCCTGATCGCCCTGCAGTGGCGTCAGGAGATTGGGCGGGGCAAGCAAGCGCCAGTGCAAGGTTCTGCGCCTGAACAACCCTGA
- a CDS encoding HugZ family protein, producing the protein MSTNALRPARELLLKEYRGVLSTHSKSMPGYPFGSVVPYCLDAEGHPLILISRIAQHTHNLHKDPKCSLLVGERDAEDVQAVGRLTVMAEAHKLTDEAAIEAAAERYYRYFPEAANYHKAHDFDFWVLQPVRHRYIGGFGAIHWLDQVTLANTFAGKAEASMIEHMNSDHANAIAHYVELSDLPRTPAAHMVGIDSEGMHLRIGQAVYWLPFPSTCNTPTQVREALVLLARADNWPSATHVEG; encoded by the coding sequence GTGAGTACCAACGCCCTTCGCCCCGCCCGGGAACTGCTGCTCAAGGAATACCGCGGCGTGCTCTCGACCCATTCCAAGTCCATGCCCGGCTACCCGTTCGGCTCCGTCGTGCCGTACTGCCTGGACGCCGAAGGCCATCCGCTGATCCTCATCAGCCGCATCGCCCAACACACCCACAACCTGCACAAAGACCCCAAGTGCTCGCTGCTGGTCGGTGAGCGCGACGCCGAAGATGTGCAGGCCGTCGGCCGCCTGACGGTCATGGCCGAGGCGCACAAGCTCACCGATGAAGCGGCCATCGAAGCGGCCGCCGAGCGTTACTACCGCTACTTCCCGGAAGCCGCTAACTACCACAAGGCCCATGACTTCGATTTCTGGGTGCTGCAGCCGGTGCGCCACCGCTACATCGGCGGCTTCGGTGCGATCCACTGGCTCGACCAGGTCACCCTGGCCAACACCTTCGCCGGCAAGGCCGAGGCGAGCATGATCGAGCACATGAACAGCGACCATGCCAACGCCATCGCCCACTACGTCGAACTGAGCGACTTGCCACGCACGCCAGCGGCGCACATGGTCGGTATCGACAGCGAGGGGATGCACCTGCGCATCGGCCAGGCGGTTTACTGGCTGCCATTTCCAAGCACCTGCAATACGCCGACACAAGTTCGCGAAGCCCTGGTTTTGCTGGCGCGCGCCGACAACTGGCCATCTGCGACACACGTCGAGGGTTGA
- a CDS encoding MFS transporter: protein MKPLLYITPRRALLFGLTLALFELLTYLASDAVMPAMPVVVDELNASPEFIPHALNLYLLGGVVLQWLIGPLADRYGRRPLLLSGCLIFGAACLATYWVHDIGVFNLLRLLQGIGLGFVVTVSYPALNEAFSEADAVRMMALLANIALLSPLLGPLVGTLMLQWLDWRWLFLAFAVGAVLTWLLLYKLMPETLGVERRDGSRLAFTPIHLLPLLAGYGQLLGNRRFVAGSAALGLVGLPLIGWIGLSPVLLIHDEGLSTMAYALWQLPVFAGLIMGNLIINRIADRYPLPSLVRGALLPYLAGLALMVLATWLWPSVTSVVAGMSLYALGLGVANAVLYRMTLFSSEQSKGLVSAMLGMITIALLGLGGAVLAMIGAGASLLHFALAAGVAGALALWPLWFVVGGQAGEGAVA from the coding sequence ATGAAACCACTGCTGTATATCACCCCCAGGCGAGCCTTGCTGTTCGGCCTGACCCTGGCCCTGTTCGAGCTGCTCACCTACCTTGCCAGCGACGCCGTCATGCCCGCTATGCCGGTGGTGGTCGATGAGCTCAACGCCAGCCCCGAGTTCATCCCCCACGCCTTGAACCTGTACCTGCTGGGCGGGGTGGTCCTGCAATGGCTGATCGGTCCGCTCGCTGACCGCTACGGCCGGCGCCCGCTGCTGCTCAGTGGTTGCCTGATCTTCGGCGCAGCTTGCCTGGCGACCTATTGGGTGCACGACATCGGCGTGTTCAACCTGCTGCGCCTGCTGCAGGGCATCGGCCTGGGTTTCGTGGTCACGGTCAGCTACCCGGCGTTGAACGAGGCGTTCAGTGAGGCCGATGCGGTGCGCATGATGGCCCTGCTGGCCAACATCGCCTTGCTCTCGCCGCTGCTGGGGCCGTTGGTTGGCACCTTGATGCTGCAATGGCTGGACTGGCGCTGGCTGTTCCTGGCCTTTGCGGTGGGCGCCGTGCTGACCTGGCTGCTGCTGTACAAGTTGATGCCGGAAACCCTTGGGGTCGAGCGCCGCGATGGCTCGCGCCTGGCGTTCACACCAATCCACCTGCTGCCGCTGTTGGCAGGCTACGGCCAGTTGCTGGGCAACCGCCGCTTCGTTGCGGGCAGTGCGGCATTGGGCTTGGTGGGTCTGCCGCTGATTGGCTGGATTGGCTTGTCGCCGGTGCTGCTGATTCACGATGAGGGGCTGAGCACCATGGCATACGCCTTGTGGCAGTTGCCGGTGTTCGCTGGGCTGATCATGGGCAACCTGATCATCAACCGCATTGCCGATCGCTATCCGCTGCCGAGCCTGGTACGCGGAGCGCTGCTGCCGTACCTGGCGGGCTTGGCGCTGATGGTCCTGGCTACGTGGCTGTGGCCGTCGGTGACCAGCGTGGTGGCGGGGATGTCGCTGTATGCGCTGGGATTGGGCGTGGCCAACGCGGTGCTGTACCGCATGACCTTGTTCTCCAGCGAGCAGAGCAAAGGCTTGGTGTCAGCCATGCTCGGCATGATCACCATTGCCCTGCTGGGGCTGGGTGGCGCGGTGCTGGCAATGATCGGGGCGGGCGCGAGCCTGTTGCATTTTGCCTTGGCGGCGGGTGTGGCGGGGGCGTTGGCGCTTTGGCCATTGTGGTTTGTGGTGGGTGGCCAGGCAGGGGAAGGGGCAGTGGCTTAG
- a CDS encoding MGMT family protein has protein sequence MTGVSRLSAEDADARRMALYSVLGQIPSGKVVSYGQLAELAGLGRAARWVGRTLGQLPGDTRLPWHRVLGAGGRLSLALGTPSGDEQRARLRAEGVNVTNNRVDMTRHGWRPMEHSG, from the coding sequence ATGACAGGGGTTTCGCGCCTTTCGGCGGAAGATGCTGATGCCCGACGAATGGCACTGTATTCCGTGCTGGGACAGATTCCTTCGGGCAAGGTCGTCAGCTATGGCCAGCTGGCCGAGCTAGCAGGGCTTGGGCGAGCAGCGCGCTGGGTCGGGCGTACCCTTGGGCAACTGCCTGGGGACACCCGTTTGCCCTGGCACCGGGTGCTCGGCGCCGGAGGGCGCCTGAGCTTGGCACTGGGTACCCCGTCAGGCGACGAACAGCGTGCCCGGCTGCGCGCGGAAGGGGTCAATGTAACCAATAATCGTGTGGATATGACGCGCCATGGCTGGCGCCCAATGGAGCACAGCGGTTAG
- a CDS encoding YajQ family cyclic di-GMP-binding protein — MPSFDVVSELDKHEVQNAVDNAIKELDRRYDLKGKGSFEFKDKEQTVLMTAEAEFQLEAMIEILRGALVKRKIDVKCLETKDAYASGKEMKQEAKFREGIDKELAKKIVAHIKDAKLKVQAAIQGEQVRVTGKKRDDLQEAIAALRAKEFDMPLQFNNFRD, encoded by the coding sequence ATGCCTTCGTTCGACGTGGTATCGGAACTGGACAAGCACGAAGTGCAGAACGCTGTCGACAACGCCATCAAGGAGTTGGATCGTCGCTACGACCTGAAAGGTAAGGGTAGCTTCGAATTCAAGGACAAGGAGCAGACTGTTCTTATGACCGCCGAGGCCGAGTTCCAGCTCGAGGCCATGATCGAAATCCTGCGCGGCGCCCTGGTCAAGCGCAAGATCGACGTCAAGTGCCTGGAAACCAAGGATGCCTACGCTTCGGGCAAGGAAATGAAGCAAGAAGCCAAGTTCCGCGAAGGCATCGATAAAGAGCTGGCGAAGAAGATCGTCGCCCATATCAAGGATGCCAAGCTCAAGGTCCAGGCCGCCATCCAGGGTGAGCAGGTCCGAGTTACTGGCAAGAAACGCGATGATCTGCAAGAGGCCATTGCTGCACTGCGCGCCAAGGAATTCGACATGCCGCTGCAGTTCAACAACTTCCGCGACTGA